A stretch of DNA from Myxococcota bacterium:
GCTTCGAAGCAGCTCATTGCACTGCAAAAACAGTCAGAGATAACCAAGATTCAAGGCGAGATAGCTCACAAGCAAGCTTTCGTTGACCGCTTTAAGGCCACAGCCTCCAAAGCAAGACAAGCGCAAAGCCGCATGAAGCAGATCGAAAAGATCGAGATCCCTGATTGGGTCGAGAGCTCTCGCGAGGCGCCTAAGTTTCAGTTTCTGCAAAAAAGACCCAGCGGCCGTGAAGTTTTGAAGATGGAAGGCCTGGGCAAGGCCTTTGGGGAAAAGAAAGTTTTGCACAATGTTACTGCTGACTTTAGACGCAGCGACCGCATTGGCATTATCGGCCCCAACGGTGTGGGTAAGTCTACTCTTTTGAAAATTCTCATGTCGGAGCTTCAGCCAGATACTGGCTTTTTCACTTGGGGTCATGAAGTTCAGGTTGGCTATTTTGCTCAAGATCACGATTCGGCTTTGAAGAAAAGCAATGAAACCGCTGAAAGTTGGTTGTGGCAGTTTTGCCCATCGCAGCCTTTGGGTTTTGTCAAAAGTTACCTGGGCCGGGTTTTGTTCTCCGGCGATGACGCTAAAAAGCCACTAAAATCTCTGTCTGGTGGCGAGCTAGCTCGGCTTGATTTAGCTAAGCACATGATTCAGCAGCCGAACGTGCTGATCTTAGATGAGCCGACCAACCATTTAGACATTGAAACCATTGAAGGCTTGGTGGCTGCGCTGAAGCAATATGAGGGCACGTTATTATTTGTGTCTCATGATCGCTGGTTTGTTTCCGAGCTAGCAACGCGTATTTTTGAGATCACCCCGAAGGGCGTACAAAACTTCCTGGGCACCTTCGAAGAGTACCTTGACCGCTGCGGCGATGACCATTTGGACGCCAAGCCAGTAATCAAGGCCCGCAAAGACAAATCCGATCGTGCGCCTAAACCTAGCGGCGATCGCAAAAAAATCGAGGCACAGCTGGCGAAAATAGCGCTTCAAATCGAAGAGTTGGAAAAGAAGCAAAAAGAAATCGAAGCGTGCTTTTGTGTGCCCGGCTATTTTGAAAAAACACCCATGGCTGAACAAAGAGCGCTGCAAGATGCTCAAAAACAGGTTGCAACTCAACTTGAGGAACATTACGCCGTTTGGGAGCAGCTAGAACGCTAGCAATCGTTGAAGAGGCTCTCCTCCCATTAAATCTGGGTCTGCGCAGAGATCCCACTCGTCTTCTGTGC
This window harbors:
- a CDS encoding ABC-F family ATP-binding cassette domain-containing protein → MVSVSNLSKSYGPRVLFDNVSFHLNPGDRVGLVGANGSGKSTLMRVLTGEEEQSSGTIALPRNSRVGFLKQDQFLNDNVPIIDCVMMGHGALYEALKRHDPDLPGEAYSLESKSAAILEGLGIPGAVHDQPLSTLSGGFKLRVLLAQVLASNPETLLLDEPTNHLDILTIRWLEKFLLDYDGAVLVISHDRRFLDRVCTKVIDIDYGTATIYTGNYTAFEASKQLIALQKQSEITKIQGEIAHKQAFVDRFKATASKARQAQSRMKQIEKIEIPDWVESSREAPKFQFLQKRPSGREVLKMEGLGKAFGEKKVLHNVTADFRRSDRIGIIGPNGVGKSTLLKILMSELQPDTGFFTWGHEVQVGYFAQDHDSALKKSNETAESWLWQFCPSQPLGFVKSYLGRVLFSGDDAKKPLKSLSGGELARLDLAKHMIQQPNVLILDEPTNHLDIETIEGLVAALKQYEGTLLFVSHDRWFVSELATRIFEITPKGVQNFLGTFEEYLDRCGDDHLDAKPVIKARKDKSDRAPKPSGDRKKIEAQLAKIALQIEELEKKQKEIEACFCVPGYFEKTPMAEQRALQDAQKQVATQLEEHYAVWEQLER